The Culex pipiens pallens isolate TS chromosome 2, TS_CPP_V2, whole genome shotgun sequence DNA window AATTCgctaattggaacgactgacagctgtcaaaagcttgaaaccacGTGTTAGGAAGTTGTCGAACAATGGAGTTGAaacgtcaacatcagtttgacaactggtttgagtgctttttaattcgaatacgtttgaattagcggacattcgaagtagcgaaattcgaattaacgaatccgctctgtaccacaatttgttatgatttttgattacGGTGCAAGAATTATTACCCAATTGTTGGACCCCCCAACGCTGTGCCTCACCGACgaaacagtttaaaattttgacagttccCCTCGCACAAATCCCGAAATTTGTTCAGTTTACAACCCCGACAATGGAAGaaccacagcagcagcagcaggaaccGGAACAACCAAAACCGGCCACCTCCCCAGCAGACCAGATGGCAGCCCGTCGCGAGGCCCGGCGGAAACGAATCCTGGAAAACTCGAACAATCGCCTGACCAAAATAACGGGACGGGAGCACAACGAGCTGGTCGCAGGTAATTTTGCGAGGCTATTTTAGGTGTATTAGTCATTAAAAATTGATCCTGTTTGTTTCAGAGGAACCGAAGGTGCAACCGCCAGACGAAATCTATCCGGATCCGGAGGATGAAAGAGATGTCTACCAGCAGCCGGAGCTTAGCCCGTTTGTTCCTCCGCTGGGTTTTCCTCCGGCAGGCATCCCCAACGGGGACATTTTCTCCCTGTTGAACTCCTTCAGTCAGGCACAACCGAATGGATTCCCGGGTGGAATGCCCTTTGGAAATATGGCAGATTTACCTACTGCAGGGACCACAGGTGCCAGCAGACCTCCTCCCGTGCCGGAATCCCGACTGGTCAAGTTCCTCCGGACGAAGATTCACATTGCCTTGCTAGCGATCTTGGTGTACTTGCTGTTTGCCACCGGCCAGCAGCGCTGGATCGGAGGGAGCGTCTTCGTCCTGCTGCTTGGCTGGGAAACGGTCGAGATGCTGCTGCTGAAAACGTACGAACCGCAGGCGTCCATCCTGGACGTGGTGTTCCTGCTCGGGGGCATCCCGAAGCGGTACTCCCAGTTCCTGCTGAAATTGACCCAGACCATCAACAAGGTTCTGAAGGACGTGGcctttttcgtgtttttcttcGTCGCGACCCATCTGCTGTGGAGCCGGCTCGTGCTCGGAATCGAGTTCAGCTACGTGCTCGGGTACGACCAGCTGGACCAACCCATCGCGTCCTAAAGCCAAGCAATCAACCAAGAAAACGTCGACGGTACAAGGGTAAGTCCGGATTTTTCATCACTCTAGGTGTGTCATCAATTGTAAATTTGGGAGGAATTtacactttatttttaaatgttgggtGTTTATTTATCAACTAAATAACGCGCCAGATAAATTTCATTCGAGGAgaagcaaacaaaacaaacaaaaaacatcgTCGTGAAACGTGTCACGAGAACTCGTCGAAGAATTCGTCCCAGTGCGGCAGGAAGAGCCCGGCCAGGAACAGGCGGAACGTTGCTGCGAAgacgaaaaattataaaatcaaccaTTGTATAGGATAAATTTACAAGCGGCAGGCAAGAGAACGGAAGGACTATTGTGGAGAACAAATTTACTACCAAAACACACTTTAATCGAGCACATCGCGCAACGGTTGAAGTTTATGAGTAGCTTGTGAAGTGCGCGCTGTttatttctttctttcttttcatCTTTTTAAATATTACGAAAAAGACGGTTTAGTGTAAATCGCGGGAATTATGCATGCGTTTTTAGTCATCCGAACATGGTCCCTCGATAGGTTGTTAGGATTAGTTAGACAATGAATGACTTAATATTGAATATATTGGCAAacttatgaaattttaagtacgTCTTtacgtttttgcaaatcgactgC harbors:
- the LOC120420096 gene encoding uncharacterized protein LOC120420096 — encoded protein: MEEPQQQQQEPEQPKPATSPADQMAARREARRKRILENSNNRLTKITGREHNELVAEEPKVQPPDEIYPDPEDERDVYQQPELSPFVPPLGFPPAGIPNGDIFSLLNSFSQAQPNGFPGGMPFGNMADLPTAGTTGASRPPPVPESRLVKFLRTKIHIALLAILVYLLFATGQQRWIGGSVFVLLLGWETVEMLLLKTYEPQASILDVVFLLGGIPKRYSQFLLKLTQTINKVLKDVAFFVFFFVATHLLWSRLVLGIEFSYVLGYDQLDQPIAS